A genomic stretch from Arachis stenosperma cultivar V10309 chromosome 3, arast.V10309.gnm1.PFL2, whole genome shotgun sequence includes:
- the LOC130965278 gene encoding SUMO-activating enzyme subunit 1A-like, protein MKGTIVEFCKNIVLFGVWSFTLIDDRIASKEAFSYNFLIPLDENVYGGKTLAQLCCDSLKKFNPMVRVYVQKGDLSTFNVGFFNNFDVVVSSCSLPAKKLANEKYRKISKRVAFDTVDCRDSCGEIFFDLQDYKYSKKKIEETIECQLQYPFFEEALSVPWRELPRKISKLYVAMRVEKFEEAEGRSAAEVSVVDLSGVLKLKKQLCTGPSLNKSHVPDTFLERLVTSRLEFPPVCAVIWRILGRYFIQLCNGKGDPLKNFFLF, encoded by the exons ATGAAAGGAACCATAGTGGAG TTTTGTAAGAATATTGTTCTTTTTGGGGTGTGGAGTTTTACCTTAATAGATGATCGGATTGCCTCCAAAGAAGCTTTCTCATATAACTTTCTCATCCCTCTGGATGAGAATGTCTATGGTGGTAAGACCCTTGCTCAGCTTTGTTGTGATTCCCTTAAAAAATTCAATCCTATGGTTCGTGTTTACGTCCAGAAA GGTGATTTGTCAACTTTCAATGTAGGCTTCTTCAACAACTTTGATGTTGTTGTCAGTTCTTGCTCGCTTCCAGCCAAG AAATTAGCCAATGAGAAATATCGTAAGATCTCGAAACGAGTAGCATTTGATACTGTTGACTGTAGGGATTCTTGTGGTGAAATATTTTTTGATCTACAGGACTATAAGTATTCAAAG AAAAAAATAGAGGAAACTATTGAATGCCAATTACAATATCCATTTTTTGAG GAAGCATTATCAGTACCTTGGAGGGAACTTCCTAGGAAAATATCAAAGTTGTACGTTGCTATGAGAG TTGAAAAGTTTGAAGAGGCTGAAGGCCGTAGTGCAGCAGAAGTTTCTGTTGTAGATCTTTCTGGGGTTCTGAAGTTGAAGAAACAGCTTTGTACTG GACCATCTCTGAATAAATCTCATGTACCTGATACATTTCTAGAAAGATTGGTGACAAGTAGACTAGAGTTTCCACCAGTTTGTGCTGTTATTTGGAGAATCCTTGGTAGGTATTTTATTCAACTAT GCAATGGAAAGGGAGATCCTCTCAagaacttttttcttttttaa